The uncultured Desulfobulbus sp. genome window below encodes:
- a CDS encoding UvrD-helicase domain-containing protein has product MRYIADLHIHSLYSRATSKASNLFGLAAWAAVKGIGVVGTGDFTHPAWFAHLQEHLEPAEPGLFRLKSSHGLHCNQLLPAGLEPVIAPESVRFLLSAEISSIYKRGGKVRKVHNLLYAPDFASVQRMNGTLATIGNITSDGRPILGLDSRDLLEILLEKAPEGFLVPAHIWTPWFSLFGSKSGFDAIEDCFGDLSTYIFALETGLSSDPEMNRLISALDRFTLISNSDCHSPVKLGREANIFNTELSYFALKEALQNPRNTKGEQVFEATVEFYPEEGKYHCDGHRKCNVCMAPSETRRLDGMCPVCGKPMTIGVLHRVMELADRSEPLYTEQSPGVHSLIPLQEVIAELLGCGPGTKKVAEGYKRLIGLFGSEFDLLLQTPIEEIKAKAGMLLSEAIKRMRTNQVIRQPGYDGAFGVIRVFDEGEQAELAGQESLFGLRKPRAVQKKRKEQGSLPFATAAGTVPKKGEQRLNPAQELAVQSKAPLIVVQAGPGTGKTHTLVSRVQRVAQQDHIPCTVITFTNKAADEVRARLEQGGPNSKLPLVATFHRFCLHHLRKIHPALRVIGPGERRWFATECFAVVDKQLLQALDETLSVYSRTGREPDVALVSAYRRHLAEQNLIDLDCLVPELLSQLCGGGERAAQIRAQTGHLFVDEFQDVNQAQYELVAEVARHQGHVFVIGDPDQAIYGFRGSDPRWFHQFISEFSPECHQLVCNYRSAAIIVQAAEALIANNPHPLPVKPMEPLAPQPGALHLLVSTTPQQEARLIAEQIEVEIGGSSHRTLEKFDTTGEALRSFKDIGVLVRTTRQAQAIGQVLSERGLPFQLVDLEAYYTKGNCRLLYAWILICTELAEPEHLHWLLDAEKSQGKAVPVYAYEQLKKQGASQEQTDWVAQFFAQLAATDLDALYQLHRQLILDEEKTIVSCLDHLMTYYRFDFQDASLLRFRTEAISSHQSLDALGKHLLHFSDSVLYDKRAEAITLSTLHAAKGLEFSVVFIAGVEEGLMPLTPKKSLNAEELQLHLEEERRLFFVGITRAVATLYLSWSRQRAAYGGPLEDRVLSSFVNELPPACITAVPSFPVSVKRKRKHKQLSLFS; this is encoded by the coding sequence ATGCGCTACATCGCCGACCTTCATATCCACTCCCTCTATTCCCGGGCGACAAGTAAGGCCAGTAACCTCTTCGGGCTGGCCGCCTGGGCCGCAGTGAAAGGGATTGGCGTGGTCGGCACCGGCGATTTTACCCATCCTGCCTGGTTTGCCCACCTCCAGGAGCACCTGGAACCGGCTGAACCGGGCTTGTTCCGTCTAAAAAGCAGTCATGGACTTCATTGCAACCAATTGCTGCCCGCTGGCCTGGAACCGGTGATAGCACCGGAATCGGTTCGTTTTTTGTTGAGCGCCGAGATCAGCTCGATCTACAAACGGGGCGGCAAGGTTCGTAAAGTCCATAACCTGTTATATGCCCCGGATTTTGCCTCGGTACAGCGGATGAACGGCACCCTGGCAACCATCGGCAATATCACCTCGGATGGACGGCCCATCCTTGGGCTTGACTCCCGCGATCTGCTTGAAATTCTTTTGGAGAAAGCTCCAGAGGGATTTCTCGTCCCTGCCCATATCTGGACCCCCTGGTTCTCCCTCTTTGGCTCCAAGTCGGGCTTTGACGCCATTGAAGACTGCTTTGGCGATCTCAGCACTTATATCTTTGCCCTGGAAACCGGGCTCTCCTCGGACCCGGAGATGAATCGTCTCATCTCCGCCCTGGATCGTTTTACCCTGATCTCCAATTCTGATTGTCACTCACCGGTGAAACTTGGTCGGGAAGCCAATATATTCAACACCGAGCTGAGCTATTTTGCCCTTAAAGAGGCGCTGCAAAATCCCCGTAACACAAAGGGAGAGCAGGTCTTTGAGGCCACCGTCGAGTTCTACCCGGAAGAGGGGAAGTACCACTGCGACGGTCACCGCAAATGCAATGTCTGCATGGCCCCCTCAGAGACACGCAGACTCGACGGAATGTGTCCTGTCTGCGGTAAACCCATGACCATTGGTGTGCTCCACCGGGTCATGGAACTTGCCGATCGCAGCGAGCCCCTGTATACGGAGCAAAGCCCCGGAGTGCACAGCCTTATCCCTCTTCAGGAGGTGATCGCTGAGCTGCTGGGTTGCGGGCCGGGCACCAAGAAGGTCGCCGAAGGCTACAAACGGCTGATCGGACTCTTTGGCAGCGAGTTTGATCTGCTGCTGCAGACACCCATTGAGGAGATTAAAGCAAAGGCTGGAATGCTTCTCTCCGAGGCGATTAAGCGAATGCGCACCAACCAAGTGATTCGCCAGCCCGGTTATGACGGGGCCTTTGGAGTGATTCGTGTTTTTGATGAGGGAGAGCAGGCCGAGCTTGCCGGGCAGGAAAGCCTTTTTGGCTTACGTAAACCAAGAGCAGTACAAAAAAAGAGGAAGGAGCAAGGCTCACTCCCTTTTGCAACAGCAGCAGGCACCGTACCCAAAAAAGGTGAGCAGCGCCTGAACCCGGCTCAAGAGCTGGCTGTCCAGAGTAAGGCGCCGCTGATCGTGGTTCAGGCCGGGCCGGGGACAGGAAAAACCCACACCTTAGTCAGTCGGGTCCAGCGCGTTGCCCAGCAAGACCACATCCCCTGTACTGTGATCACCTTTACCAACAAGGCGGCAGACGAGGTACGAGCACGACTTGAACAAGGGGGGCCAAACTCGAAACTCCCCCTGGTGGCAACCTTTCATCGTTTTTGCCTGCACCATTTGCGTAAGATACATCCCGCCCTGCGAGTGATTGGGCCTGGGGAGCGACGATGGTTTGCCACTGAGTGTTTTGCTGTAGTGGATAAACAATTGCTTCAAGCCCTTGATGAAACTCTCAGTGTGTATAGTCGAACAGGCAGAGAGCCGGATGTAGCTCTTGTCAGTGCGTATCGCCGGCACCTTGCTGAGCAAAATCTGATTGATCTTGACTGTCTAGTACCTGAATTGCTTTCCCAGCTGTGCGGTGGTGGAGAACGGGCAGCACAGATACGCGCCCAAACCGGCCATCTTTTTGTTGATGAATTTCAGGACGTGAATCAGGCCCAGTATGAACTGGTGGCTGAGGTAGCCCGACATCAGGGGCATGTCTTTGTGATCGGCGATCCTGATCAGGCCATTTACGGATTTCGAGGCTCTGATCCGAGGTGGTTCCACCAGTTTATCAGCGAATTCTCCCCAGAGTGTCATCAGCTTGTCTGTAATTACCGGAGCGCTGCAATTATTGTCCAGGCAGCGGAGGCCCTGATCGCCAACAACCCGCATCCTCTTCCCGTAAAGCCCATGGAACCTTTGGCACCTCAGCCTGGAGCGCTCCATTTGCTCGTCAGCACAACACCTCAGCAGGAGGCGCGGCTGATTGCCGAGCAGATTGAAGTCGAGATCGGAGGCTCTTCCCATCGTACTTTGGAAAAATTTGATACCACAGGTGAGGCGCTGCGCAGTTTCAAAGATATTGGGGTGCTCGTCCGCACTACGCGCCAGGCACAGGCAATCGGCCAGGTGCTCAGCGAACGGGGCCTGCCGTTTCAATTGGTGGATTTGGAGGCCTACTATACCAAAGGGAACTGTCGACTGCTCTATGCCTGGATACTGATTTGTACGGAGCTGGCAGAGCCCGAGCACCTGCACTGGTTACTTGATGCGGAGAAAAGCCAGGGGAAAGCGGTACCTGTCTACGCCTATGAGCAACTCAAAAAACAAGGGGCTTCTCAGGAGCAAACAGATTGGGTTGCACAGTTTTTTGCTCAGTTGGCTGCAACAGATCTGGACGCTCTCTATCAGCTCCACAGGCAACTCATCTTGGATGAAGAGAAAACGATTGTCAGTTGTCTGGATCATTTGATGACCTATTATCGATTTGATTTTCAGGATGCATCTCTTCTGCGTTTTCGAACTGAGGCCATCAGCTCCCACCAGTCCCTGGATGCCCTGGGAAAACATTTGCTCCATTTTAGTGATTCAGTGCTTTATGATAAGCGAGCCGAAGCCATCACCCTCTCCACTCTCCATGCCGCCAAGGGGCTGGAATTCT
- the nadD gene encoding nicotinate (nicotinamide) nucleotide adenylyltransferase, whose translation MNTGMDKAAIGLFGGTFDPVHQGHLALARHVRRQCLLDRVLFIPAPRPPHKGALATTFEQRVAMLELALDEAGEGTHMQCSRIEADLPAPSYTVQTVEALLYQGTCCTYFFIIGGDSLLDLPSWHRAADLLARVNLIVVQRDHLAVDRVGPMLRDLDPSFAYEHQGGIWRNQQGRTVRYIDDIELPVSSSQVREELARGQQPSMVAPSVFAYIRRHHLYGWKES comes from the coding sequence ATGAACACAGGAATGGACAAGGCAGCCATTGGACTTTTCGGCGGGACCTTTGATCCCGTTCACCAGGGACATCTGGCACTGGCCCGACATGTTCGGCGTCAGTGCCTTCTGGATAGGGTCCTCTTTATTCCCGCGCCCAGACCTCCCCATAAGGGCGCACTCGCGACCACCTTTGAACAACGGGTAGCCATGCTCGAACTCGCCCTTGATGAGGCGGGCGAGGGAACACACATGCAGTGTTCCCGGATCGAGGCGGATTTACCCGCTCCCTCCTATACGGTACAGACCGTGGAGGCGCTGTTGTACCAGGGCACCTGCTGTACCTATTTTTTCATCATCGGTGGTGATTCTCTGCTCGATCTGCCTTCATGGCACCGTGCCGCTGATTTGCTTGCCCGGGTCAACCTGATAGTGGTCCAACGCGATCATCTGGCGGTGGACCGGGTTGGGCCGATGTTGCGTGATCTTGATCCGAGTTTTGCCTATGAACATCAGGGGGGCATCTGGCGGAACCAGCAGGGACGAACCGTCCGCTATATCGATGATATTGAGCTGCCGGTGTCCTCCTCCCAGGTACGGGAGGAACTGGCCCGTGGCCAGCAGCCCTCCATGGTAGCCCCGTCGGTTTTTGCCTATATCCGTCGGCACCACCTCTACGGCTGGAAGGAATCCTGA
- a CDS encoding glutamate-5-semialdehyde dehydrogenase, with the protein MDRAQIETTVLEMVKKAKAASRSIGALPTELKNTILLDVGQALIAQQTYLIEENAKDMAAGESKGLSSAMLNRLQITEKGIGDMVQGLREVATLEDPVGEVSEMGNRPSGITVGRMRVPLGVILMIYESRPNVTIDSAALCLKAGNAIILRGGSEAIHSNMALAKVLQEVLVKHKVDPAIVQVLSFTDREGIDVLLEQEEYIDLVIPRGGEGLIRAVTQKSRIPVLKHYKGVCHCFVDETADQEMAVRIIQNAKVQRPGVCNALEGVLVHRAVAEEFLPKMAQALKGDKVRMLGCPSSCLLSEDMIEPASEEDWGTEFLDLALVVKVVADMDEAMDYIDTYGSKHTEIILTQSYARSQRFLREVDASAVMVNASTRFNDGGQFGLGAEIGISTTKLHAYGPMGLKELTTRKFIVYGAGETRA; encoded by the coding sequence ATGGATCGAGCACAGATTGAAACAACTGTTCTGGAGATGGTGAAAAAGGCCAAAGCTGCAAGCCGCAGTATTGGGGCCCTGCCAACAGAATTGAAAAATACCATCCTGCTCGATGTCGGCCAGGCCCTTATTGCCCAACAGACCTACCTCATCGAAGAAAACGCCAAGGATATGGCCGCCGGTGAGAGTAAGGGCTTAAGCAGCGCCATGCTCAATCGCCTGCAGATCACCGAGAAAGGGATTGGCGATATGGTCCAGGGGCTTCGCGAGGTTGCAACTCTGGAAGATCCGGTGGGCGAGGTCAGTGAGATGGGCAACCGTCCCAGCGGTATCACTGTTGGTCGTATGCGGGTGCCCCTGGGCGTTATCCTCATGATTTACGAGTCACGTCCCAACGTGACCATCGACTCTGCAGCCCTCTGTCTCAAGGCCGGCAATGCGATTATCCTTCGGGGCGGTTCCGAGGCGATTCACTCCAATATGGCCCTGGCCAAGGTTTTACAGGAGGTCCTGGTCAAGCACAAGGTCGATCCGGCCATTGTTCAGGTGCTCTCTTTTACCGATCGTGAAGGAATTGATGTGCTGCTTGAGCAGGAAGAGTATATTGATCTGGTTATTCCCCGTGGCGGTGAAGGGCTGATTCGGGCTGTGACCCAAAAATCCCGTATTCCCGTACTCAAACACTACAAGGGGGTTTGCCACTGCTTTGTGGATGAGACTGCGGATCAGGAGATGGCTGTTCGCATTATTCAAAACGCCAAGGTGCAACGCCCCGGCGTCTGTAATGCCCTGGAAGGTGTCCTTGTTCATCGCGCCGTGGCCGAAGAGTTTCTTCCCAAGATGGCCCAGGCTCTGAAGGGGGATAAGGTGCGCATGCTTGGCTGTCCGTCCAGTTGCCTGCTTTCCGAGGATATGATTGAACCCGCCTCCGAGGAAGACTGGGGCACAGAGTTTCTTGACCTGGCCCTGGTGGTGAAAGTAGTTGCCGATATGGATGAGGCCATGGACTACATCGATACCTACGGCTCCAAACATACCGAGATTATTCTGACCCAGTCCTATGCGCGTAGCCAGCGGTTTCTGCGCGAGGTCGATGCCTCCGCAGTTATGGTGAATGCCTCCACCAGGTTTAACGATGGTGGCCAGTTTGGTCTCGGGGCAGAGATCGGTATTTCCACCACCAAACTCCATGCCTACGGTCCCATGGGGCTCAAAGAACTGACAACCCGGAAGTTCATTGTCTACGGGGCGGGAGAGACGCGCGCCTGA